In a genomic window of Chryseobacterium sp. G0162:
- a CDS encoding GNAT family N-acetyltransferase — MSDLILKSKQLTLRPFKESDVSSVHEMLLKPESTAFNPTSYADDEKETQKLINTWQSEAKYGEDRKKFTFLIETAIDQTFAGIIGIDLIKLHYKNAETWYKLSPEVWGKGYGTEALERIIQFGFEDLKLHRIEAGCAVDNIASYKVMEKCGMIREAHRRKLLPLKSGWSDNYEYAILEEDYFSKA, encoded by the coding sequence ATGAGCGACCTTATATTAAAATCAAAACAGTTAACCCTGCGTCCATTCAAAGAAAGTGATGTTTCAAGTGTGCATGAAATGCTTTTAAAACCAGAAAGTACAGCATTTAATCCTACTTCTTACGCCGATGACGAAAAAGAAACCCAAAAATTGATAAACACATGGCAATCAGAAGCAAAATATGGTGAAGACCGGAAAAAGTTTACTTTTTTAATAGAAACGGCCATTGACCAAACTTTTGCAGGCATTATCGGTATTGATCTTATTAAGCTTCATTACAAAAATGCAGAAACATGGTATAAGCTTAGCCCTGAAGTCTGGGGAAAAGGATATGGAACGGAAGCGTTAGAAAGAATCATTCAATTTGGTTTTGAAGATTTAAAACTGCATAGGATTGAAGCCGGTTGTGCTGTTGACAATATTGCTTCCTATAAAGTCATGGAAAAGTGTGGTATGATAAGAGAGGCACATCGCAGAAAACTACTCCCCTTAAAAAGCGGATGGAGTGATAATTACGAATATGCTATTCTTGAAGAAGACTATTTTTCGAAAGCGTAA
- a CDS encoding hydrogenase maturation nickel metallochaperone HypA: MHELSIVKDIFDTLQEHYHAKVEDIQQVQVTAGLLSNVQPVLIQNAFDAFITDHPYYQEMELEVRVNDIIAHCDRCHKDFPVRYHKFVCDDCGTPSAHIVQGNELFISKVIFKQKNH, encoded by the coding sequence ATGCATGAATTGAGTATAGTGAAGGATATCTTTGACACTTTGCAAGAGCATTATCATGCTAAAGTAGAAGATATCCAACAGGTTCAGGTAACGGCAGGACTATTATCCAATGTGCAGCCTGTCCTGATTCAGAATGCGTTTGATGCATTCATTACCGACCATCCGTACTACCAGGAAATGGAACTTGAAGTGCGCGTCAACGATATTATAGCTCACTGTGACCGGTGCCACAAAGATTTTCCGGTCAGGTACCACAAATTTGTGTGCGACGACTGCGGAACTCCCTCTGCTCATATTGTTCAGGGAAACGAACTCTTTATTTCAAAAGTAATTTTTAAACAAAAAAATCATTAA
- the hypB gene encoding hydrogenase nickel incorporation protein HypB, translating into MSTANPKSLGNRVGSVQCDNTTLHLLKANDFVAKAIRDRLKDVCVINVCSSPGSGKTTLMQETGKRLAQDLNISILVGDPETERDAIRMREVGINALQIVTGGMCHIEAQMILQALDHIDLEGVDLLFIENVGNLLCPSAFDLGEDYRVTLLASTEGDDKPKKYPRMFLTSELMLVSKADLLPYVPFSVEAVTKDAHEVNPNLEVMTISTLNGDGIEEWCNWLKEKVKLKKESAKEA; encoded by the coding sequence ATGTCAACAGCTAATCCAAAAAGTCTAGGAAACCGCGTAGGATCGGTTCAATGTGATAATACCACTCTTCATTTATTAAAGGCTAATGATTTTGTAGCCAAAGCCATCAGAGACCGTCTGAAAGATGTCTGCGTTATCAATGTATGTTCCTCTCCGGGATCCGGGAAAACAACATTAATGCAGGAAACCGGAAAAAGACTGGCGCAGGATCTTAATATTTCAATTCTTGTAGGCGACCCGGAAACAGAGCGTGATGCGATCAGAATGCGTGAGGTAGGAATCAATGCCTTACAGATTGTAACGGGTGGCATGTGTCACATTGAGGCTCAGATGATTTTGCAGGCACTGGATCACATCGATTTAGAAGGTGTTGATTTATTATTCATCGAAAACGTAGGAAATCTTCTTTGCCCATCAGCATTTGACCTTGGAGAAGATTATCGTGTCACTCTTCTGGCTTCTACTGAAGGCGATGATAAACCTAAAAAGTACCCCCGTATGTTCTTAACCAGTGAACTGATGCTTGTTTCTAAAGCAGACTTGCTTCCTTATGTTCCATTCTCTGTAGAAGCGGTAACAAAAGATGCCCATGAAGTAAACCCTAATCTTGAAGTAATGACCATCAGCACACTCAACGGTGACGGAATTGAAGAATGGTGCAACTGGCTGAAGGAAAAAGTAAAACTGAAAAAAGAAAGCGCTAAAGAAGCTTAA
- a CDS encoding urease accessory protein UreE, whose amino-acid sequence MNTVQPIVIDEIKTGIDLNHQCSDVLELEWFENKKQKLTRTTRSGLVLELRLGNSTEWQQGDGLYHNGQLMATIEIKPCLTISFPAENDAEAADFCYFIGNQHLPVFMTSNQQFAVPYDGKLYEQLSFRYSGRIELTDAQLLSHQSLRYLAKNRIYEN is encoded by the coding sequence ATGAATACAGTACAACCAATCGTAATTGATGAAATAAAAACAGGAATTGATCTGAACCATCAATGCTCTGACGTTCTGGAACTCGAATGGTTTGAAAACAAAAAGCAAAAACTAACCCGGACTACCAGATCCGGGCTTGTTTTGGAACTGAGATTAGGAAATAGCACGGAATGGCAGCAGGGAGACGGCTTATATCATAATGGGCAACTGATGGCAACGATTGAAATCAAACCCTGTCTTACCATAAGTTTTCCCGCAGAAAATGATGCCGAAGCTGCAGACTTCTGCTACTTTATCGGGAATCAGCATTTACCTGTATTCATGACCTCTAATCAACAGTTTGCAGTGCCTTATGATGGAAAACTTTATGAACAGCTGTCTTTCAGGTATAGTGGACGTATTGAGCTTACCGATGCCCAGCTTTTATCTCATCAATCCTTACGTTATCTGGCAAAAAATAGAATCTATGAAAATTAA
- a CDS encoding ABC transporter substrate-binding protein, which produces MKIKSLFIISCSALLLALQSCNNPKNSGTKENSANAEVSATDSRGKKIILPHEAMRVVVLYNALVDDVYMLQAGEKIVGIPQQIYEMEDTYSFLSKLDDRIKNKSIATPTFGGQSSNAESIVGLKPDLVLTFNTDEDNINQIENLGIPVFTFSSLNDEKILDELKNVGKLLGKQKRAEEITGYVADEVKKMRASQATSPKKIYYAWSKGRIMSTSGKGSLIDMAITLSGAQNACPVPVEAPNISAETMYKWNPDLIILWNSKLSDVYSLKELEALPAVKNKQVFVMSPSFPYDPHTVKFMLFAKQLRHWCMPEYTQEQLDQDVKKAFEIIYGKKGLI; this is translated from the coding sequence ATGAAAATTAAAAGTCTGTTTATTATAAGTTGTTCTGCTCTGCTTCTGGCATTGCAAAGCTGTAATAACCCGAAAAATTCCGGTACTAAAGAAAATTCAGCGAATGCGGAAGTATCTGCAACAGACAGCAGAGGTAAAAAGATCATCCTTCCTCATGAAGCGATGCGCGTTGTTGTTTTATACAATGCATTGGTGGATGATGTTTATATGCTTCAGGCAGGCGAAAAAATTGTAGGAATCCCCCAACAGATCTACGAAATGGAAGATACTTACAGCTTCCTTTCCAAGCTTGATGACCGTATTAAAAATAAAAGCATTGCCACACCTACTTTTGGTGGCCAATCCAGTAATGCAGAAAGTATTGTAGGATTGAAGCCTGATTTGGTGCTCACCTTCAATACAGATGAGGATAATATCAATCAAATTGAAAACCTTGGAATTCCGGTATTTACTTTTTCTTCTTTAAATGATGAAAAGATTCTTGATGAATTAAAAAATGTTGGGAAACTGCTTGGAAAACAGAAACGAGCTGAGGAAATTACAGGATATGTTGCTGATGAAGTAAAAAAAATGAGAGCATCGCAAGCCACTTCTCCTAAAAAGATCTACTATGCGTGGTCAAAAGGACGTATCATGTCTACTTCAGGAAAAGGAAGCCTGATTGATATGGCCATTACCCTTTCCGGAGCTCAGAATGCCTGTCCTGTTCCGGTAGAAGCCCCCAATATCAGTGCTGAAACCATGTATAAGTGGAATCCTGATCTTATCATTCTGTGGAATTCAAAGTTATCGGATGTTTACAGCCTTAAGGAATTGGAAGCACTTCCTGCCGTTAAAAATAAGCAGGTATTTGTAATGTCTCCATCGTTTCCGTACGACCCGCATACGGTGAAGTTTATGTTGTTTGCCAAACAGCTTCGTCATTGGTGTATGCCTGAATATACACAGGAACAGCTGGATCAGGATGTAAAAAAAGCTTTCGAGATAATCTATGGCAAAAAAGGATTGATCTGA
- a CDS encoding FecCD family ABC transporter permease: MGSSQNIGMGELFHHIALEFGISKDEAVLQGSLHTILWQVRLPRIILTFLVGASLASSGGVLQAVFRNPIVDPFTLGISSGSAFGAALAMLFPIMAVNISAFIFGVVAVGITYLVSYAGAKTSIVSMVLAGMIVSGVFTAFLTVLQYLSDPYKLQAIVQWTMGNLHTASWQKVHTAVFPILIGLTVIVVLRWKLNLLALGDHEAMAVGVNPTVLKLILMAVATMITASSVAAVGVISLFGLIVPHISRMIFGPNNSITVWANISIGGAFLLLIDDFSRTVMPFEIPIGVFTMIIGAPIFIYLMRKNVINWNS; encoded by the coding sequence ATAGGTTCCAGCCAGAATATTGGAATGGGAGAACTGTTTCATCATATCGCCCTGGAGTTTGGGATTTCCAAAGATGAAGCCGTTCTGCAGGGAAGTCTGCATACGATTTTATGGCAGGTTCGTCTACCACGCATCATCCTTACTTTTCTCGTAGGTGCTTCTCTGGCTTCTTCCGGAGGAGTTTTGCAGGCTGTTTTCAGAAATCCTATCGTTGACCCATTTACATTGGGAATTTCATCTGGTTCCGCATTTGGAGCGGCATTAGCCATGTTATTTCCCATAATGGCGGTTAATATTTCTGCTTTTATCTTCGGAGTTGTGGCAGTGGGTATCACTTATCTGGTTTCGTATGCCGGGGCCAAAACATCCATTGTCAGTATGGTTCTAGCCGGAATGATCGTATCGGGAGTATTTACAGCATTTCTTACCGTTTTACAATATCTGAGTGATCCTTATAAATTACAGGCTATTGTACAATGGACCATGGGGAATCTGCATACTGCTTCATGGCAGAAAGTTCATACTGCTGTATTCCCAATTCTTATTGGTTTAACCGTAATTGTTGTACTTCGATGGAAACTCAACCTTTTAGCCTTGGGAGATCATGAAGCCATGGCTGTTGGAGTCAATCCTACAGTGCTGAAACTGATTCTGATGGCAGTAGCCACGATGATTACAGCATCATCTGTTGCCGCTGTTGGGGTCATCAGCCTGTTCGGATTAATCGTTCCTCATATCAGCAGAATGATTTTTGGTCCGAACAACAGCATTACCGTTTGGGCTAATATTAGTATTGGTGGTGCATTTTTATTATTGATCGATGATTTCTCACGTACTGTAATGCCTTTTGAAATTCCGATCGGAGTATTTACCATGATTATCGGAGCCCCTATTTTCATCTATTTAATGCGTAAAAATGTCATAAACTGGAACTCATGA
- a CDS encoding ABC transporter ATP-binding protein gives MNTMISIEQLSFDYGKDQVLNNVNAKFAKGKLSVILGRNGSGKSTLFKIIAGLEKNYKGSVWIADKERRKIKIGTSTPVRIGFLTQFHQTTFPFKVFDVVLTGRASFSRFSPKQSDHQEVEAILQKFNLTHLKDKPYTSLSGGERQLVLLCRVLVQKPDILMLDEPTNHLDLHYQVAVLEVIRQLVREGTTVLCVMHDPNLAFQFGDDFFVMRHHELVAVKSLETDELKRLLEETYQVPLLALNNQGTPMFAPQLK, from the coding sequence ATGAACACTATGATTAGTATAGAACAGCTTTCTTTTGATTATGGAAAAGATCAGGTGCTGAATAATGTTAATGCAAAATTTGCAAAAGGAAAACTGTCGGTTATTTTAGGAAGAAACGGAAGTGGTAAATCTACTTTGTTTAAGATTATTGCCGGGTTAGAAAAAAATTACAAAGGAAGCGTATGGATTGCCGATAAGGAACGCCGAAAAATAAAAATAGGGACATCTACTCCAGTTCGCATAGGGTTTTTAACCCAATTTCATCAGACTACATTTCCATTTAAAGTGTTTGATGTGGTCTTAACAGGTAGAGCTTCTTTTTCCAGGTTTTCACCCAAACAATCGGACCATCAGGAAGTAGAAGCCATTCTTCAAAAATTTAATTTAACCCACTTAAAAGATAAACCTTATACTTCTCTTTCCGGCGGCGAGCGCCAATTGGTACTGTTATGCCGGGTATTGGTTCAGAAGCCGGATATTTTGATGCTGGATGAACCTACCAACCATCTGGATCTTCATTATCAGGTAGCTGTATTAGAAGTTATTCGTCAGTTAGTCCGTGAAGGAACTACCGTTTTATGTGTAATGCATGATCCTAATCTTGCTTTTCAGTTTGGCGATGATTTTTTTGTCATGCGCCATCATGAACTGGTAGCTGTTAAGTCATTGGAAACAGATGAATTGAAACGGCTTCTTGAAGAGACATATCAGGTTCCTTTACTTGCCCTGAATAATCAGGGAACTCCCATGTTTGCCCCACAACTAAAATAA
- a CDS encoding GNAT family N-acetyltransferase has product MKNHEEITISLVQDYQVFEVLPYVMEFRRQLYPLLDPLIVPKDLVNFEQNYLLSPTGAFLQARTATGKLIGVIGMMPYDYRFPHLDIDEKTTVEVARLFVNPEYRRAGIATQLFQELIKTAQQKNIKRLYLHTHPFLQGAYDYWLKQDFKLLKSCYEGTYPTLHMELMITAE; this is encoded by the coding sequence ATGAAAAATCATGAAGAAATAACGATTTCGTTGGTACAGGATTACCAGGTATTTGAAGTTCTTCCTTATGTCATGGAATTCAGACGTCAATTGTACCCTTTATTAGATCCCTTGATCGTCCCTAAAGATCTTGTCAATTTTGAACAGAATTATTTACTCTCTCCTACCGGAGCTTTTTTACAAGCCCGAACCGCAACCGGAAAACTGATAGGTGTTATTGGTATGATGCCCTATGATTATCGTTTTCCTCATCTGGACATTGATGAAAAAACAACCGTAGAAGTGGCTAGATTATTCGTCAACCCGGAGTACCGAAGAGCAGGAATTGCTACCCAACTGTTTCAGGAACTGATTAAAACTGCACAACAGAAAAATATAAAACGATTATACCTGCATACCCATCCTTTTCTGCAGGGAGCGTATGATTATTGGCTCAAACAGGATTTTAAACTTCTAAAATCATGTTATGAAGGTACCTACCCAACTCTTCACATGGAATTAATGATTACCGCAGAATAA
- a CDS encoding TonB-dependent receptor: MKHITKKVLYINGIMLLLPFALSAQETHPIFGKILNQGGKIISNATVSINQGTMTTTSKDGKFQFETPVQYPAQLMIDAQGYSGSNITLDSLSYDDKNGITIRLVENQTALQEVLITARRNNSYLTNNLELGGKFSGNLKDLPQSVSIVSSEFMEDKQAYTTRDVAQDLAGVTTASSYDDLIIRGFKSGYETGIRLVNGLRSGYSYGNSYYRSPLTINLESVSVLKGPGASLFGDVTPGGTINMVTKKPLDKQKGSINFSVGSFQTIRTSIDLTGPLDKEKKILYRLNAGYEDSKTFRNVNQQKNFMIAPSFTFKPFDGTQVDIDLVYDQFHGYLDRGMGLRNNDFYALDRSFTLSQPSDFYNTKTLSFSARLSQRLTHNLSLNASYMKSIYQEDVNEHRTLNSYADAPNNTIMNMRFFDRHGKDYTDNSVVYLKWDLTGHKIENHIVTGVDYAQYEGDSNNQQREARQQRIDGKIVPLTFDLNNPTYTTHDLSNYVWLSQGNYPFLSPYKTTGIYVQDQISFADRLKLIVGLRHEHYYSETVSGKDRFSATQNAWLPRIGLTYQINDQINYFASYSQGFAPVGANFIQNYQDYGADKPFTAEHSFQVETGLKTGFFKNQLQMDLSLFQIERKNMLIATGEISTTGFPVYRQSGEAVSKGVELDIRGQLTKEFQIMANYTYNDTEVKSSSIASEVGQALPGAPKNMASMWLKYVFSTSALKGLGFGAGVYYVDTRRMDNSIGKDSNGTALWGEWPSYTTVNAAVYYHIGKMKMAVNVNNIFDTYYFLGGFDYTRAFPGAPRNVTVSVGYSF; the protein is encoded by the coding sequence ATGAAGCACATCACTAAAAAAGTATTATACATCAATGGTATAATGCTCTTACTTCCTTTTGCCCTATCGGCACAGGAAACCCATCCTATTTTTGGAAAAATCCTGAATCAGGGAGGGAAAATAATTTCTAATGCCACGGTTTCCATCAACCAGGGAACCATGACCACAACGAGTAAAGACGGTAAATTTCAGTTTGAAACTCCGGTTCAATATCCCGCTCAATTAATGATTGATGCCCAAGGGTATTCCGGATCCAATATCACATTAGATTCCCTTTCTTATGATGATAAAAACGGAATTACCATTCGCCTGGTAGAAAATCAAACGGCTCTTCAGGAGGTTTTAATTACTGCCAGAAGAAACAATTCTTACCTTACCAATAATTTGGAATTGGGTGGAAAATTTTCGGGGAATTTAAAAGACCTTCCACAATCCGTTTCTATTGTCAGCAGTGAGTTTATGGAAGACAAACAAGCCTATACTACCCGCGATGTGGCTCAGGATTTGGCCGGGGTAACCACAGCCTCTTCTTATGATGATCTTATCATTCGTGGTTTTAAAAGCGGCTACGAAACCGGAATCCGACTTGTGAATGGACTCCGATCAGGATATAGTTACGGAAACAGTTACTATCGTTCTCCCTTAACTATCAATCTGGAAAGTGTTTCTGTTTTAAAAGGCCCTGGCGCCTCATTATTCGGAGATGTGACTCCCGGAGGAACGATTAATATGGTGACTAAAAAGCCGTTGGATAAGCAAAAAGGTTCTATCAATTTCTCCGTTGGGAGTTTTCAGACTATCCGTACCAGCATTGATTTGACAGGGCCATTGGATAAAGAAAAGAAAATCCTGTACCGTCTGAATGCAGGGTATGAAGACAGCAAAACCTTTCGAAATGTCAATCAGCAGAAAAACTTTATGATTGCTCCTTCCTTTACTTTTAAACCATTTGACGGAACTCAGGTAGATATTGATCTGGTATATGACCAGTTTCATGGATATCTTGACCGCGGAATGGGTTTGAGAAACAATGATTTTTATGCCCTGGACCGTTCCTTTACTTTAAGTCAGCCATCGGATTTTTATAATACTAAAACGTTGTCATTCAGTGCAAGACTAAGCCAGCGTCTTACGCATAACCTCTCATTGAATGCAAGCTATATGAAGTCTATCTATCAGGAAGATGTGAATGAGCACCGTACCCTGAACAGCTATGCGGACGCTCCCAATAATACGATCATGAATATGCGTTTTTTTGACCGTCATGGAAAAGATTATACGGATAACTCTGTAGTGTATCTGAAATGGGATCTTACCGGACATAAAATCGAAAATCATATTGTAACAGGAGTAGATTATGCCCAATATGAAGGAGACAGCAATAATCAGCAAAGAGAGGCAAGGCAACAAAGAATAGATGGAAAAATAGTTCCGTTGACATTTGACCTTAACAATCCTACGTATACCACTCACGACCTTAGTAATTACGTATGGTTATCTCAGGGAAATTATCCCTTTTTAAGTCCTTATAAAACAACCGGAATCTATGTACAGGATCAGATTTCATTTGCAGACAGATTAAAACTTATTGTCGGACTGCGTCATGAGCATTATTATTCTGAAACTGTAAGTGGTAAAGACCGTTTTAGTGCTACTCAAAATGCTTGGTTGCCTCGTATTGGATTAACATACCAGATCAATGATCAGATCAATTATTTTGCAAGTTATTCACAGGGATTTGCTCCCGTTGGCGCCAACTTTATCCAGAACTATCAGGATTATGGTGCTGATAAACCATTCACCGCTGAACATAGCTTCCAGGTGGAAACAGGTCTTAAAACCGGATTTTTTAAGAACCAATTACAAATGGACTTATCTCTTTTCCAGATTGAGCGCAAAAATATGCTGATTGCAACAGGAGAAATCAGTACAACAGGATTTCCTGTCTACAGACAATCAGGAGAAGCCGTATCTAAAGGAGTGGAATTGGATATCCGTGGACAGCTGACAAAGGAGTTTCAGATCATGGCGAATTATACTTATAATGATACAGAAGTAAAATCTTCCTCCATTGCCTCTGAAGTAGGACAAGCCTTACCGGGAGCTCCTAAAAACATGGCCAGCATGTGGTTGAAATATGTTTTCTCAACCTCTGCCTTAAAAGGGCTTGGTTTCGGAGCCGGAGTGTATTATGTAGACACCAGACGTATGGATAACAGCATTGGAAAAGACAGCAATGGAACTGCCCTTTGGGGAGAATGGCCGTCTTACACCACTGTAAATGCAGCCGTATATTATCATATCGGAAAAATGAAAATGGCAGTGAATGTCAACAATATTTTCGATACCTATTATTTTCTTGGTGGTTTTGATTATACACGAGCCTTTCCGGGAGCTCCAAGAAATGTAACGGTTTCTGTGGGGTATTCTTTTTAA
- a CDS encoding TolC family protein — MIHWSKQYNHFVQAAFLSVMLFSCDVTKPYANNQVVPDGLYGDAVTDSNNNMATLSWKEIFKDPLLQELITEGISNNLDLKTAAANLKAAEANFVQSKQAFLPSLSGNASAGAYDPASAQASASQVYQLYALSSWQVDVWGKLRSTKRSMYAAYLGSEAYRQAVQTQLVANIAATYYQLLAYDEQLNIVQQSLEVYSKDTETMKILKNSNVVTGAAVVQSAANYYAVKSTVPDIKNNIRQAENTLCLLLGRAPGSIKRDSLFSEQVYSELSIGVPAQLLANRPDVKEAELQLRSNFEQVNVARTAFYPALTITGQSGLYATQLKSFFNAGAFFANIVGGLTQPIFNNGLNKQKLKVAQANYEASEYNYRKVLLTAGQEVSNALYQYQMVDEKAISRKEQIANLEKAVYFTKELLKYTSATNYTDVLTSEQSLLSARQNAVTDKLQQLQALVNLYAALGGGWK, encoded by the coding sequence ATGATACATTGGTCAAAACAATATAACCATTTTGTGCAGGCTGCATTTTTATCAGTGATGCTTTTTAGTTGTGATGTTACTAAGCCCTATGCTAATAATCAGGTTGTTCCGGATGGTCTATACGGAGATGCAGTAACAGATTCCAACAACAATATGGCAACACTGTCATGGAAAGAAATTTTTAAAGATCCTTTGTTGCAAGAGCTTATTACTGAGGGGATTTCTAATAATCTGGATCTGAAAACAGCAGCTGCTAATCTTAAAGCGGCAGAAGCGAATTTTGTACAAAGTAAACAGGCATTTTTGCCATCTTTGTCAGGGAATGCTTCTGCCGGAGCTTATGATCCGGCCAGTGCTCAGGCTTCTGCTTCCCAGGTGTATCAGCTGTATGCGCTTTCATCCTGGCAGGTAGATGTTTGGGGTAAGTTGAGAAGTACAAAAAGATCTATGTATGCTGCTTATCTTGGCAGTGAAGCTTACCGGCAGGCAGTGCAGACACAGCTTGTAGCTAACATAGCAGCCACATATTATCAGTTGCTGGCTTATGATGAACAGTTGAACATTGTACAACAGTCTCTGGAGGTATATTCCAAAGACACGGAAACAATGAAGATTCTGAAAAACAGTAATGTAGTAACAGGAGCGGCTGTAGTACAAAGTGCAGCTAATTATTATGCGGTAAAATCTACAGTACCTGATATTAAAAATAATATTCGTCAGGCAGAAAATACACTTTGTTTACTACTGGGAAGAGCACCCGGATCTATAAAGAGAGATTCATTGTTTAGTGAACAGGTTTATAGTGAACTCTCAATTGGAGTTCCTGCTCAATTATTGGCTAACAGACCTGATGTGAAGGAGGCTGAGCTGCAGTTGAGAAGCAATTTCGAACAGGTTAATGTGGCAAGAACAGCTTTTTATCCTGCATTGACCATAACAGGACAGTCCGGGTTATATGCGACACAGCTAAAATCATTTTTCAATGCCGGTGCTTTCTTTGCCAATATTGTAGGTGGATTAACTCAGCCCATTTTTAATAACGGACTGAATAAACAGAAATTAAAAGTTGCTCAGGCTAATTATGAAGCTTCAGAATACAATTACAGGAAAGTGTTATTAACAGCAGGGCAGGAAGTTTCGAATGCTCTTTATCAGTATCAGATGGTGGATGAAAAAGCAATCTCCAGAAAGGAGCAGATTGCCAACCTTGAAAAGGCAGTATATTTTACAAAAGAATTATTGAAATATACAAGTGCAACCAATTATACAGATGTTCTTACTTCAGAGCAAAGCCTTTTAAGTGCAAGACAAAATGCTGTTACAGATAAGTTGCAACAGCTTCAGGCATTGGTTAATCTTTACGCAGCTTTAGGCGGAGGCTGGAAATAA